The Phalacrocorax carbo chromosome 2, bPhaCar2.1, whole genome shotgun sequence region AGGAATCCTGTAACGCCCGCCCCCATCAAACACCACAAACAGCTGAAGGCAGAGTCGCGTACCCAGATTTATCACACAAAATATATTCTCAATAAGGCAAATGTGCGAGTGGTGGTTCCTCATTTATTTACTAGCGGTTTTTGGCCACCACTCGGGTATACTTGCAGTGAGCTTCACTTTATCACCTGCTATATTTAGGCAGAGTGGTTCATTTATATAAGCCAACCTCAGCAAAGCTATACCAAGTTCACCTCCTCCAGCCCGGAACTTGCCGGCCGACTTTCCCGATTCAGTGAAGATTTCGGCCCCCTCGGGAATGCCATCCTCAGGAAGAGGAGCCGAAAAGTGGACTGGCAGCAGACGTTTGCGAATGACACCCATGTGGTGGGTCCTGGCTGTCAACTCCTGCCCGATGTAACAGCCTTTGGTAAAGCTGATGCCATTCATGTAAGCCAGGTTTGATTCCAGTGGGAGGGCTACTCCGGGAGGGAGATCTTTCACACCTTCGGGAATTcctaggaaaaaagtaaaaccaatgGGTAAATGCGCTAAGATCTTCAGTATTTAAGATTTCTGGAATATGCCTCCTCTGAGAGTCGTAAAAACAAGAGAACCCGTAAGAAGCAGTGTGAAATCATGAACTTCCCAGTACTCCGGTTTGGGCCTGGGCAAAACCATGAGCCGTAAGTGATGTTTACTGTTAGAGGTAAAGAGACAACTGCACTGAACCTGATTTCATGAAGCTTACAGCACTTCACAACCGTACCGGTGGAAATTCAAAGCACCCACAATGATGCAGACTCCCATGCAAAGGCATCAACGTACACATAACGCCAAAATCCTCACCCACACCCCACAAGTAGACTGTAATGTCAATAAGagttattttcttcaaagctaAAGCACATAAGTTGGCCAACTGTCTTTGTTAAAGCCGAACGTCTGTATAAGAAATTGTTCTTTTTGGGACCAACGACACAGAAGTAGTATTTTTTTGAAGCAGAGTGTTGCACCCAGCTTTCTGCAGCGGCATGAGACGAGCGCTGGTGTTTGGAGGAGGTGGCCACAGTCCAGCCCACTTTGACTCACTGACAACTTGCTTTTCTGAACCTGACGGTCACTGTTTGTAAGCAGAATACCGTCACCTTTCAGGCTGCCAATTAATTTAATCCACTGTCTGTGTGAACACAGTAAAAGCAATCGGAGCTCCCGGGACCGAGTTCCCTCTCAAATTAAATATCTGCCCCTTGGCCTCTGAGTTAACTCTGCGAATCCAGTCATACATTTTTAGGAGAGTAAGTCAGGgtgtttcctcttccttccttagCAACAAGGAAAACACCCAGACTGTGCGTAATcccaaaataatcaaaattacTCAAACCACACAAGTTTCCCTCTAAGAAAATGAATAACCCTGGTTTTCATTAGCTGTTAGCATTCCTGACCCACCGCCCCATAATCTTAGTCATAAGAAACCGTACTCAAATATTGATTCTGCCACCAGACAGAATTATAACTACCAGATCGCTTTTATCCTCAAAGTAGCAAATAATACCTCTATTTATTAACAAGTTAAACACATTGAGACATACCAATGTGGCTTTTAGAAACTATTCCTGTCTTATATCAGCGTATGGACTCTGATAATAAGGTGAAACTGTGATaatacttaaataaataaattcccAAAATCCAATGATGCAGAGGGCAAAACAGGACTTGGCTTTACCTTGCTTATACCTGTGCTTGTGATAATCCTGAATATTTCCAATATGACTCCCAGGGATAATCTGTGATAGATTCGCTCCTTTCTCTGCAATCAGTCTCCAGCCCATAACTTCTGTTCTGGGGTCAGGAGTTAAAATCAGAGCCTGGTCTGCACGTTTAGCGAGGGAACTGGCGACGCCTCCGGCGCGCTCCCCAGGGACGACGGCCCACAAAGAGAGGTCAAGGCAAGGGGTGATGTTTACTTTCCTCCGGATCTTGTACAGTTTCAGATGTTTTTGTATAGCGTCCAGCACGCCGCTGTCACACTCCAGCAGGATGTGCGGCTCTTCTTCTGGACTCTCGTGAATCCTAAAAAAGTAACACCTACAAggtcagaaaaacaaacccccacaGCAGCGGAAGCCAACACGCTTTATCTTGATCCTGGTGCGAATCCAGAGTTCTGGGGAATTTCACCGAAGGCTGCTGGTGCACATGAGAGCGACACACAGCTCCCAGTAGTGAACTGCTTGAAATTTTTCAGCCATCCGTCCACTCTTTTCTAGCAAACATTGCCCTCACCTCTCCCACAGACAGAAACAGCTCTGCCCTTAGTTTCCTGTACCAGTCACGCTTACCTAAAGCAAGGTGATGTTCACCAGGAAGAGATTCCTTTGGCCGTGCCCTGCATTAGTTACCACACCACTAACGACTGCCCCGACAGCACACCAGCCCAATTTTTCACCTGCAGCTGCATCAGGTGGCAGCACGGTGTGATTAGGACATCTCGCACGGCATGCCGTGTGTCAGTGCCTACGGCGCCCGTGAGACAGCGCAAACCGCTTGTTTCGGATACGGCCCAATATACCCGTGCCTGGGGCCTGCCCCGAgggctgctttaaaaatattagaactATAAAATCATGGAATGTCCTGAGTCAGAAGGGACCCGCAAGGGCCACAGAAACGCTccaggggctggagcccctctgctgcgaggccgggctgggagagctggggttgttcagcctggggaggagaagctgcggggagaccttattgcggcctcccagtgcttaaaggggggctgtaggaagggtgggggcgacccctttagcaaggcctgctgtgacaggacatggggtgatggttttaaactgaagaagggcagattcagactggatataaggaaaaaattgtttacaacagggtggtgaaaccctggcccaggttgcccagagaggtggtcgatgccccatccctggaaacacccaaggccaggctggccggggctctgagcaacctgatctggttgcagatgtccctgctcacggcagggggcTGGACGGGATGGCCtcgaaaggtcccttccaacccaaaccattctatgattctatgatcaccgagcccagctcctgtccctgcacaggacaccccaaattcacaccgtgtctctgagggccttgtccaagtgcttctggaacatcgccaggctggtgccgtgatgcctccctggggagcctgtgccagggccccaccaccctcggggggaaggacctttccctaatgcccagcctcaccctcccctggcccatctccctgccgttccctcgggcctggcgttgggcaccagagagcagagaccagccctgcccctcctcctgccctcgggagggagctgcagagcgccatgaggctgccctcggccccctctgctccagctgaacaaacccagggactccagccgcccctcgtacggtttcccctctaaacccttccccagccccgtggcctcctcgggacactctccagtagctttgtACCCTCAATGTACCATTAAGATCATTTCTGCTGGGGCTTTTCTGCAGAGCGACTGCAGCcactgatgaaaaataaagtgaGTGAGGGATTTTTTGGCACGTTAATTTACAAAGATAAGCCAGAAACCCCTTGCAGACGGGTGTGGGACATGGCCGCTGACAGGCGGCCCGCGCGCCCGCGTTTCTATAGCAACATGACGCTGTCCCCCCCCCCGAGTCTGGCAGTGGTATCGCCcagcctcccccgccccccccccccccgcgcttGGTCTCACCTGTACAGGATAACGTCATACAGGCAGCGGCCCTGGACGTTGAGTGCATGCGCATAGAGCGCGCGCGGCAGGGCCGCCCCGGCGGCGTCACCCGCTACCAGCCGATTGACGTCATTAGTGAGGAGTCCCTGGAGGAAGATGGCGGCCTCGGCGCCCCGTAGCCCCAGCAGCGCCCGCCCCAGCGGGAAGCAGGCGGCgaccccgctccccccgccccgccacaACCGCCGCAGCCCGGGCAGGGTCGTCGTTACCGCCGCTCCCGCCCTCACCAACATGGCGGCGGGCAGGCCGAGCGCTGTCAGAGGGGACGGCCGCCGCTCGCtgacgccgccgccgccatcttgtGTGTGTCCGCCGCAGAGGGCGCCACCTgccgccggggagggggcggcgccggccccgcccccgtccCGAGCGGGAGCGGTCGGGCAGCGATCGGTCACCGGCGGAGCTGGTCCTGGGCACCCCCAGCTCCGCCCTCCCGCTGCACGGAGGGTCGGCagcgccccgccgctcccccatTCCCTTCCCAGGCCTGCGGGGGGACGCGGGACCCGCCGCCGCGGAGGAAGTGAGGGGAACAACCGCAAAATAAACCCACCGACCGCGGTTTTGTTGTGCGGGACCTCGGGGGCTGCCCAGACTTACCTCTCCGCTGCTCTCCTGGCTGCTCCCAGCGTTGCTGCCCCCTTTGTCACTCCTTCCCCTGCTGAGCCTTTAATCCCCTGGAAAGGCCGAGacacctgggcttgttcagcctggagaagagaaggctgaggggggggatctcatcagtgcctataaatacctgaagggtgggtgtcagggggatggggccgggctcttttcagcggtgcccaacgccaggccaaggggccacgggcacaagctgggacacgggaagctccccctgaacatgaggacaaaccccttccctgtgcgggtgccggagcaggggcacaggctgcccagagaggctgtggggtcccttccctggagacattcaccccccgcctggacgcggccctgtgcccctgctctgggggtgcctgctccagcagggggtgggacggggtgagctccaggggtcccttccaacccccgccacTCTGTGAGTCTGTGAGCATGGTCAGGCAGGGGGTACGTACCCATTCTCCTCCAGAGACGTTTTGGCTGGCATGGTGGAAAGTGCTGCTGCTCCAAAGGTTCCtatttttcactgtattttgatGCCCTATTCTGTTTTTGTAGGACCCATTACTTTTGTAGGACCCATCAGCTGCCCCCATGATATTTTAACACTCCTGGAAAAATAGTCAGTAGCTCTGGTTCTGGAATAAACTATAGCGTTTGACAGTGGGAATTTCTGCTAAGTGACattgcacagaaataaaatcccCATGTTGAAAGCATGGAGCTGAAGGTGCTGTTCCCTTGCCTCTTTAACGTTCGTTGGCGCTATGGGGAGTGGACTCCGAAGGGCCGGGGGTAGCCCCGGGTTTCGCTACAGCTCGTTACGCTGGAATTCATCCCACAGTTCAAGAAACAGCTGTGAGTCATGCCTGTCACTTGTGATTACTTTTCTCCAGTTGTCGCAAGTCGGTTTAAGGCCATTCTGGCCCTTGCTGCTGCCAACACCAGCACGTGTGCGGCTctgcggggagggggctcgCCTGGCCCTAAATGAACCCTGCAAAAAGCAGCCATCAGTGTTCATCGGGCCAGGCAGCGCCGAGCCCCGTCGCAAACCCACCAAACCTCAAACCGTGAGCCAAGGGACTTGTTTTTCAGGAGCTGCAAGTTCAGCCAGCTGCTCCTCGGGCAGGGCCGGGTGTTCCCCGCGCGCCCCGGCAGCGATAACCTTATCACATATCCCCGTGTGCAGGACTGATCCGCTGCCGCTGGCGGCGGGTGATGCGACGTGTTCGCCCCTGAATTCAGCCCTGGCCCTGCTTGAGGCGATGCTTGGCAGGCAGCTGCACAAGCAGAGCAGGTGGAGAAATCAAAACAGGTGGTGGATGTGATTCGAGGTGACCTTGGCATGCGAATGCGCTCTACCCGGCTGCTGGCACGTGCTGCATGTGAAAAATGGGGCTGAGGAAACCTCTTTTCCTCTAAATCAGGGCTGAAGAGCCAGAGAGCTGATGcacatcaggtttttttcctggaagtggGAATGAGGCAAGAGCAGGacctgtgctttgctttttagaGGTCCGGGagaaggggcacagctgggctgaGACTTCAGGGTCCAGCAGGCACCATGGGCCCGCAGCTGGATCCAGCTTGGGCTCTTCTTTGCCCGGTGCCACATCCCTGCTGCACCCACCAAGAGGCAGAGGCAGATGGCGGCCACCCCATGAGCAGCCCTGTGCCGGCTCTCAGTGCATGCCCGCGCTTGCCTCCTAACCTCCACACGTGTTGTATCAAACCTCACGGAGCGTATTTGACAATGGAATGGaacaaaaagtgaaaatggaaaagaaccAGGCTGAGCCTTTATttgattttccatttcttagagattttattcacttttctctgggttttcttttagCACAGagttcttttcttttagctGCCAGCAAAGTAGTATTTACATCTTTCATTGGTCAGAAAATACAGCTCTGACAGTTCAGCGCATTAAATTAGCTCAGGGAATGGTTTGAGCAAAGCTGTAGTATGGTCAAGACCTGTAACGCTGAGAGTTGGGGGAAGGTTTGTGCCAACCCTTGCTGAGTGTGTGTCTGTCTTAACTAAAAGTAGGGGCCTGAAACCCAGCCGGAGGGACAACATGATTCCCAGAGCTTTCCGTGAGCCTAATTTGGCAGCCATTGGGTGATTCTTCCCCGTCCTCCAGATCTATCTCTTTGTCTGCTGTTTGGGCGAAGTTACAGTGACTTTGAACCCCACTAGCACAGCAGGACCCATCTCCAGCGGGATCAAAGCCTCCTGCCTTTGCTCCTGACAGCAGTGTTGCCCTTGGCTG contains the following coding sequences:
- the IBA57 gene encoding putative transferase CAF17, mitochondrial produces the protein MLVRAGAAVTTTLPGLRRLWRGGGSGVAACFPLGRALLGLRGAEAAIFLQGLLTNDVNRLVAGDAAGAALPRALYAHALNVQGRCLYDVILYRIHESPEEEPHILLECDSGVLDAIQKHLKLYKIRRKVNITPCLDLSLWAVVPGERAGGVASSLAKRADQALILTPDPRTEVMGWRLIAEKGANLSQIIPGSHIGNIQDYHKHRYKQGIPEGVKDLPPGVALPLESNLAYMNGISFTKGCYIGQELTARTHHMGVIRKRLLPVHFSAPLPEDGIPEGAEIFTESGKSAGKFRAGGGELGIALLRLAYINEPLCLNIAGDKVKLTASIPEWWPKTASK